In Populus alba chromosome 9, ASM523922v2, whole genome shotgun sequence, a genomic segment contains:
- the LOC118053769 gene encoding lysine-specific demethylase JMJ32 has protein sequence MMEEQVRLLEGLWGDVRELSLGNRIQRLDSTPTPLQFLRDYVSPNKPCIISNAISHWPALSLWPNLSYLSSSLSDSTVSLHLTPDGRADSLVPLETPKKGETCFASAHVEHVPFPCALDLVLNSERNNVVGYLQQQNDCFREEYSVLASGCDAHIPWATEALGGCLPEAVNLWIGNHSSETSFHKDHYENLYAVVSGEKQFLLLPPTDVHRMYIQEYPAAQYSYSSGSGEFRLELEKPQRYVPWCSVNPYPPPETKENEMSKFPLYFNGPKPFHCTVKAGEILYLPSMWFHHVRQSPDDNGCTIAINYWYDMQFDIKYAYFNFLQSIHHGPPLMNYDATKFTLSDELYIDANELEAEEANQEDTKDERALIF, from the exons ATGATGGAGGAGCAAGTAAGATTACTAGAAGGGCTGTGGGGGGATGTGAGGGAGCTAAGCCTAGGAAACAGAATACAACGGCTAGACTCGACTCCAACCCCACTCCAATTCCTGAGAGACTATGTATCCCCTAACAAACCTTGCATCATCTCCAATGCCATCTCCCACTGGCCTGCTCTCAGCCTCTGGCCTAACCTTTCTTACCTTTCTTCCTCCCTTTCTGATTCCACTGTCTCCCTTCACCTCACCCCAGATGGCCGTGCTGATTCCCTTGTTCCCCTAGAAAcccctaaaaaaggagaaacatGCTTTGCCTCTGCTCATGTGGAGCATGTTCCTTTCCCTTGCGCTCTAGATCTTGTTCTGAATTCTGAAAGAAATAATGTGGTGGGATACCTGCAGCAGCAGAATGACTGTTTTCGGGAGGAATATTCGGTGTTGGCTTCTGGCTGTGATGCGCACATCCCGTGGGCTACTGAGGCACTGGGAGGCTGCCTTCCGGAGGCAGTGAATCTGTGGATTGGAAACCATTCATCCGAGACTTCATTCCACAAGGACCATTACGAGAATCTGTATGCTGTTGTTTCAGGGGAGAAGCAATTCTTGCTACTTCCTCCTACAGACGTGCATCGCATGTACATTCAAGAGTATCCAGCTGCTCAATATTCTTATTCCAGTGGCTCTGGAGAGTTCAGATTGGAGTTGGAGAAGCCGCAGAGATATGTGCCTTGGTGCAGCGTGAATCCTTACCCGCCTCCAGAGACTAAGGAGAATGAGATGTCCAAATTTCCTTTGTATTTCAATGGTCCGAAGCCCTTTCATTGCACTGTCAAGGCTGGAGAGATTCTCTACTT GCCAAGTATGTGGTTTCATCATGTTCGACAGAGTCCAGATGACAATGGATGCACTATTGCCATAAACTATT GGTATGATATGCAGTTCGACATCAAGTATGCTTATTTCAATTTCCTGCAATCAATTCATCATGGGCCGCCGTTGATGAATTATGATGCAACCAAGTTCACCTTAAGTGATGAATTATATATTGATGCTAATGAATTGGAAGCAGAGGAAGCCAATCAAGAAGATACTAAAGACGAACgagctttgattttttaa